One Natator depressus isolate rNatDep1 chromosome 5, rNatDep2.hap1, whole genome shotgun sequence DNA segment encodes these proteins:
- the LOC141988160 gene encoding zinc finger and SCAN domain-containing protein 29-like: MRGMREKGYTRDIEQCHMKIKELWQEYQKTREANGCSGSAPQICHFYEELHAILGGNPTTNPKGSMDTSQESRATLGNNKENIVDTEKEEEKENGRQARGGSILPNSQELLLTLEPIPSKDQIATKCDTWKGTSEVTSETLGLFKDQKVYPIKAKK, from the exons ATGCGTGGCAtgagggagaagggctacaccagggacattgagcagtgccacatgaaaataaaggagctttggcaagaataccagaagacaagggaggcaaacGGTTGTTCCGGTTCTGCCCCACAGATATGTCACTTTTACgaggagctgcatgcgattctcggTGGCAACCCCACCACTAACCCAAAAGGCAGCATGGATACCTCCCAGGAATCCCGGGCCACCTTGGGCAACAACAAGGAGAACATTGTTGACacggaaaaggaggaggagaaggagaatggaAGGCAGGCAAgaggaggatccattctccccaacagccaagaactgcttttaaccctggagcccatccCTTCAAAGGACCAGATAGCGACCAAGTGTGATACTTggaaaggcacctctg AGGTGACGTCTGAGACACTTGGGTTATTCAAAGACCAGAAAGTCTATCCCATAAAAGCAAAAAAA